In Aspergillus fumigatus Af293 chromosome 2, whole genome shotgun sequence, a genomic segment contains:
- the arp2 gene encoding hydroxynaphthalene reductase arp2: protein MVNTCTYLPLSGKVALVTGGGRGIGAGIALELARRGASVAINYGHSAKSAQEVVEAIQAIGRQAVAIQADLTCVPNIESLIQEVVRHFGRLDIVVSNSGMEKFKPLEETTLEDFNEVFNLNTRAQMFVARYAYDHIQPGGRVILMSSIAAGLGVPGHALYAGSKAAIEGFTRCLAADFGRKGCTVNAIAPAGVKSDMWRENAWRYAPGCDKSSSLEEIETALASGSPLKRCGVPEDIGKVVSFLASPDAEWVNGEFFSPPPCKGPLPGGDLEC, encoded by the coding sequence ATGGTGAACACCTGCACCTATCTCCCCCTCAGCGGCAAGGTCGCCCTCGTGACCGGCGGCGGCCGAGGCATCGGGGCCGGCATTGCCCTCGAACTGGCCCGTCGCGGGGCCTCCGTGGCCATCAACTACGGCCACAGCGCCAAGTCGGCCCAAGAGGTCGTCGAAGCCATCCAGGCCATCGGCCGCCAGGCGGTCGCCATCCAGGCGGATCTGACGTGCGTGCCCAACATCGAGTCGCTCATCCAGGAGGTCGTCCGCCACTTCGGCCGGCTGGACATTGTGGTGTCCAACTCCGGCATGGAAAAGTTCAAGCCCCTGGAGGAGACCACGCTGGAGGACTTCAACGAGGTGTTCAATCTCAACACGCGGGCGCAGATGTTCGTCGCGCGCTACGCCTACGACCACATCCAGCCGGGGGGGCGGGTGATCCTCATGTCCTCAATTGCCGCGGGGCTGGGGGTGCCGGGCCACGCGCTGTACGCGGGCAGCAAGGCGGCCATCGAGGGGTTCACGCGCTGCTTGGCGGCCGATTTTGGGCGCAAGGGGTGCACGGTCAATGCGATCGCGCCGGCGGGGGTCAAGAGCGACATGTGGCGGGAGAACGCATGGCGGTACGCTCCCGGCTGCGACAAGAGCtcgtcgctggaggagatcgagacgGCGCTGGCGAGCGGGAGTCCCTTGAAGCGGTGTGGTGTGCCCGAGGACATTGGCAAGGTGGTCTCATTCCTGGCGAGTCCGGATGCGGAATGGGTGAACGGTGAGTTCTTCTCCCCCCCTCCATGCAAGGGTCCCCTCCCCGGTGGGGATTTGGAATGCTGA
- a CDS encoding flavin-containing monooxygenase: MLWAWCLVCNGLSDTQLNSSMPQMAPDIGKHVGNQDFTRATAVIIGAGISGICTAIDLIKRSKCHNFIILEKSSGVGGTWNDNRYPGSCCDVWSSLYSYSFEQKADWTREYPGQEEILDYLIGVAQKYGLYRYIRFNSAVEEARWDEADLKWKVGVRVSGGKDSQYLESYEITTDFLISAVGQLNVPRMPDIPGLDDYKGKLMHSARWDWSFDWTGKRVAVIGNGATAAQIIPEIAKTAAHVSVYQRTPNWVMPRLDRPVGAVQRALLTYIPPIRWRKRALMMDFREWFFEAVVDRNSALSDVIRKTCLESMRAQLPDRPDLWDVLTPNYSPGCKRVIISDDFYPTLGREHVALETRPTQRITETGIDTADGETKEFDLIVAATGFRTVEFMYPIRIQGANGRCLSEIWKEGAMAYYGVTVEDLPNFAMLYGPNTNLGHNSIILMIEAQSRYISVLVRQILQAQKDGRSLAVRPKPEAVQKFNEDIQAALKRSSFGDPNCSSWYKTEDGRITNNWHSTVVDYQNELSSIRWDDYIAEGTGKSLIAKKKEMHIGRVREETWISNTSLLWGVASVAVALGGYYLMGSALIRGNRVR, from the exons ATGCTCTGGGCCTGGTGCCTAGTTTGTAATGGACTGTCAGACACTCAATTGAACTCTTCAATGCCACAGATGGCTCCAGACATAGGAAAACACGTAGGCAATCAGGACTTTACCCGCGCGACGGCGGTCATCATCGGAGCTGGCATCTCCG GAATATGCACGGCCATTGACCTCATCAAACGCAGCAAGTGCCATAACTTTATcatcctggagaagagcagCGGGGTGGGAGGGACATGGAACGATAACCGCTACCCGGGATCATGCTGCGACGTCTGGAGTTCCCTGTACAGTTACTCGTTTGAGCAGAAGGCAGACTGGACCAGGGAATACCCAGGTCAAGAGGAGATCTTG GATTATCTGATTGGCGTCGCTCAAAAGTACGGCCTATACAGGTACATCCGGTTCAACTCGGCTGTGGAGGAAGCACGATGGGACGAAGCCGACCTCAAATGGAAGGTCGGAGTCCGAGTCTCCGGAGGAAAAGATAGCCAGTACCTGGAGTCGTATGAAATCACCACCGACTTTCTCATTTCGGCTGTCGGACAGCTGAACGTCCCACGCATGCCTGATATCCCCGGACTGGACGACTACAAGGGCAAACTGATGCACTCCGCCCGGTGGGACTGGAGCTTCGACTGGACGGGGAAGAGAGTCGCCGTGATCGGAAACG GCGCAACCGCCGCCCAAATCATCCCCGAAATTGCCAAAACCGCCGCGCACGTTTCCGTCTACCAGCGCACCCCCAACTGGGTCATGCCGCGTCTCGACAGGCCCGTGGGTGCGGTGCAAAGAGCCCTGCTGACATACATCCCGCCCATCCGGTGGCGGAAGCGCGCGCTCATGATGGACTTCCGGGAGTGGTTCTTCGAGGCCGTGGTTGATAGGAACTCGGCGCTGTCGGATGTGATCCGCAAAACGTGTCTTGAGAGCATGCGAGCGCAGTTGCCCGACAGGCCGGATTTGTGGGATGTGTTGACGCCGAATTACTCGCCGGGATGTAAACGGGTGATCATCTCGGACGATTTTTACCCGACACTGGGACGGGAGCATGTCGCCCTAGAAACTCGTCCCACCCAGCGGATTACGGAAACGGGGATCGACACTGCCGACGGCGAGACCAAGGAGTTTGACCTCATTGTTGCGGCGACGGGGTTCAGAACGGTCGAGTTCATGTATCCCATCCGCATTCAGGGAGCGAATGGTCGGTGTCTGTCGGAGATCTGGAAGGAGGGGGCGATGGCGTACTACGGCGTAACGGTGGAGGATTTGCCTAATTTCGCCATGTTATATGGGCCAAACACAAACCTTG GTCATAACTCGATTATCCTGATGATCGAGGCTCAATCGAGGTATATCAGCGTGCTCGTCCGCCAGATACTCCAGGCGCAGAAGGACGGCAGGAGTCTGGCAGTACGACCTAAGCCTGAAGCTGTGCAGAAGTTCAACGAAGATATTCAGGCGGCCCTGAAGCGGAGCTCTTTTGGCGACCCCAACTGCAGCAGTTGGTACAAGACCGAGGATGGACGCATCACCAATAACTGGCATAGTACGGTTGTTGACTACCAGAACGAGCTGTCCAGCATCCGGTGGGATGACTATATCGCCGAAGGAACCGGCAAGTCTCTGattgcaaagaagaaggaaatgcaCATTGGACGGGTGAGAGAGGAGACGTGGATCAGCAACACCTCGCTTCTTTGGGGTGTGGCCAGTGTGGCTGTGGCATTGGGAGGATACTATCTCATGGGGAGTGCTTTGATCAGAGGAAATCGAGTGAGATGA
- a CDS encoding N-acetyltransferase family protein encodes MSIHIREATQDDISQIHTIYSFYVRESVATFLRQPPPLESLISSFREIQSRGLPYRVAIDTTGKVLGYGYLAPFNGTRMAYAPTVEVSLYVHPEYTSKGVGSRLLSSILESVESEAGVWHRACEHKEYESHVQVIPEDEGRVCSIIACMAVDTTGKENGEGLRKWYEQRGFVERGRLKNVGYKQGRWIDTVYLQYSVRRDANL; translated from the exons ATGTCCATCCACATCAGAGAAGCCACTCAGGATGACATCTCTCAAATCCATACCATCTACAGCTTCTATGTGCGCGAGTCAGTCGCCACATTCCTCCGACAACCTCCGCCCCTGGAATCCCTGATCTCCTCTTTCCGAGAGATCCAGTCCCGCGGATTACCCTATCGCGTTGCAATCGACACGACCGGCAAAGTCCTAGGGTACGGCTACCTCGCCCCGTTTAATGGCACCCGGATGGCCTACGCGCCGACTGTCGAGGTATCCCTGTACGTCCACCCGGAATATACATCGAAAGGCGTGGGGAGCCGTCTACTCTCGTCCATCCTGGAGTCGGTCGAGTCGGAAGCGGGAGTATGGCACCGTGCCTGCGAACACAAGGAATACGAATCACATGTGCAAGTCATTCCAGAGGACGAGGGCCGAGTGTGTAGTATCATCGCCTGCATGGCGGTCGATACTACGGGGAAGGAGAATGGCGAGGGTTTGCGAAAGTGGTATGAACAACGGGGGTTTGTGGAGCGAGGGCGACTGAAGAATGTGGGATATAAACAGGGGCGATG GATTGATACGGTATATCTGCAATACAGTGTTCGTCGGGATGCTAACCTCTGA
- the abr2 gene encoding laccase abr2, with protein MWYQSASLLGVAAVAQAATVHYSLDLTWETGSPNGVSREMIFVNGQFPGPAIILNEGDEAIIDVTNHLPFNTSIHFHGIEQKNTPWADGVVGLSQWAIQPGQSYTYQWRADTYGTYWYHAHDKAEIMDGLYGPVHIRPRPNRDSPFSMISDDPADIRAMKQAERNGKLVMLSDWDHLTGQEYMKAMEETGYDIFCSDSVLINGRGSVFCHDPEELTQMVPPPELAILNSSLTDKGCLPFVPPIQGNWEHHPDKVPPGLNEGCHPSTTQETIFTVDAAHQWASFHFISAASLKVLVVSIDEHPMYVYEVDGRYIEPQLAHSVKLYNGERYSVMVKLDKEPANYKMRAANDGGNQIVSGFATVTYEGGETSQRPSQPYIDYGSRNTSADVIPLDTNHLPPYPAISPASEPDDFHILMLGRTNSSWEWSLDGAAFLPSNLAALPPAILSPQAPEFADALKITTRNDTWVDIVFQLVVSETTPIQPPHPLHKHSNKGFLLGTGHGKFNWTSIKEAKEASPESFLETPVYRDTFTTSPQGETWTAIRYHVENPGPFLLHCHMTTHLQSGMGLILMDGVDVWPEVYADMITPM; from the exons ATGTGGTATCAATCAGCTTCCTTGCTTGGTGTCGCTGCGGTCGCCCAAGCAGCCACAGTGCACTATTCCCTCGACCTGACATGGGAAACTGGCAGTCCGAATGGTGTCAGCCGGGAGATGATCTTTGTCAACGGTCAGTTTCCCGGTCCAGCCATCATTCTCAACGAGGGCGACGAGGCGATT ATTGACGTCACCAACCACTTGCCATTCAACACATCCATCCACTTTCACGGCATCGA ACAGAAAAATACCCCGTGGGCCGACGGAGTTGTCGGTCTCTCGCAATGGGCCATTCAGCCCGGCCAATCCTACACCTACCAATGGCGAGCAGATACTTATGGGACTTATTG GTACCATGCTCATGACAAGGCTGAAATTATGGACGGACTTTATGGACCGGTTCATATCAG ACCTCGTCCAAACAGAGATTCCCCCTTTTCAATGATCTCCGACGATCCGGCCGATATTCGGGCCATGAAGCAAGCCGAGCGCAACGGCAAACTTGTCATGCTGTCAGACTGGGATCATCTGACAGGCCAAGAGTACATGaaggcaatggaggagaCCGGATACGATATCTT CTGCTCCGATAGCGTGCTCATCAACGGCCGTGGGTCCGTGTTCTGCCACGACCCCGAGGAATTGACCCAGATGGTCCCGCCACCAGAACTGGCTATCCTCAACAGCTCGTTGACTGACAAGGG ATGCCTGCCATTTGTGCCTCCCATCCAAGGCAACTGGGAACATCACCCTGACAAGGTCCCCCCCGGCCTGAACGAGGGCTGCCATCCCAGCACCACGCAGGAAACAATCTTCACTGTGGATGCCGCACACCAATGGGCAAGTTTCCACTTCATCAGTGCGGCCAGTCTCAAGGTGCTGGTCGTTTCCATCGACGAACACCCCATGTATGTGTACGAGGTGGACGGCCGGTACATTGAGCCGCAGCTGGCACACAGTGTGAAACTGTACAACGGCGAGCGGTACTCGGTCATGgtcaagctggacaaggaACCAGCCAACTACAAGATGCGCGCGGCCAACGACGGCGGCAACCAGATTGTCTCGGGGTTCGCGACAGTCACCTACGAGGGCGGCGAAACCAGCCAGCGCCCATCCCAGCCGTACATCGACTACGGGAGCCGTAACACCAGCGCCGATGTCATTCCACTGGACACAAACCATCTGCCCCCGTACCCGGCTATCAGTCCTGCTTCCGAGCCGGACGACTTCCACATTCTGATGCTGGGCCGCACCAACTCCTCTTGGGAGTGGTCGCTGGACGGAGCGGCCTTCCTGCCTAGCAACCTTGCTGCGTTGCCGCCAGCCATTCTGAGTCCGCAAGCTCCCGAGTTTGCGGACGCGCTCAAGATCACGACCCGTAACGATACGTGGGTTGACATTGTCTTCCAGCTGGTTGTCAGCGAAACGACCCCCATCCAGcctcctcaccctctgcACAAGCATTCCAACAAGGGCTTCCTCCTGGGAACCGGCCACGGCAAGTTCAACTGGACCTCAATCAaagaggccaaggaggcGAGCCCGGAGAGTTTCTTGGAGACGCCTGTCTACCGAGATACATTTACCACCTCGCCGCAAGGAGAGACGTGGACGGCCATCCGGTACCATGTCGAGAATCCGGGTCCGTTCCTGTTGCACTGCCATATGACCACTCATTTGCAGTCGGGAATGGGTCTGATCCTGATGGACGGAGTGGATGTGTGGCCCGAGGTGTATGCAGACATGATCACTCCTATGTGA
- the ayg1 gene encoding heptaketide hydrolyase ayg1, which yields MPRWILGDKFDTVFPHKGSLKVLWESRWKSACSKSVYPFHDGSIEDFEPIFNHLISKNINDAASDEYTQAFLPTASALEEKAAQALQAGKHEEASNLLCRAAVVYRISRFPYVDITKPSSIKRVAFERQKQAYLKATSLWTQPIREVTVPHTYRTGNDGAHIPIYIRTPAGADQSNPVPIVLIMTGLDGYRSDNSQRTHEILARGWAAVVAEIPGTADCPADPADPASPDRLWDSVLSYLDQRPELNTAKMVVWGLSAGGYYAIRAAHTHRDRLLGAIAHGPGCHYYLDPEWLAKVNDHEYPFEITAAWATKHGYKTVEEFVAGAQKKFSLVETGIVDQPSCRLLLLNGVDDGVVPIEDCLVLFEHGSPKEGRFYKGLPHMGYPNSLPVSYEWLEQVLASPSKTKN from the exons ATGCCACGCTGGATCCTTGGAGACAAGTTCGATACCGTCTTCCCGCACAAGGGCTCGTTGAAGGTCCTGTGGGAGTCGAGATGGAAGTCTGCT TGTTCAAAATCCGTCTATCCCTTCCACGACGGCTCCATCGAGGACTTTGAGCCCATCTTCAACCATCTCATATCG AAAAACATCAACGACGCCGCCTCGGATGAATACACTCAGGCCTTCCTCCCCACGGCCTCCGCCCTCGAGGAAAAAGCCGCGCAGGCCCTCCAAGCCGGCAAACACGAGGAAGCCTCAAACCTCCTCTGCCGCGCCGCGGTTGTCTACCGCATCTCCCGCTTCCCCTACGTGGACATTACCAAGCCCAGCTCCATCAAGCGGGTGGCCTTCGAGCGCCAGAAGCAGGCGTACCTGAAGGCAACCAGCCTCTGGACCCAGCCCATCCGCGAGGTGACCGTGCCTCACACCTACCGCACCGGCAACGACGGCGCCCACATCCCCATTTACATCCGCACCCCAGCCGGCGCAGACCAGTCCAACCCCGTCCCCATCGTGCTGATCATGACGGGCCTAGACGGGTACCGGTCCGACAACAGCCAGCGAACGCACGAGATCCTCGCGCGAGGCTGGGCGGCTGTCGTCGCCGAGATCCCCGGCACGGCGGACTGTCCCGCGGACCCTGCGGACCCGGCCTCGCCTGATAGACTGTGGGATAGCGTGCTGAGCTACCTCGACCAACGCCCGGAGCTGAACACCGCCAAGATGGTGGTGTGGGGACTGAGTGCGGGCGGGTACTACGCCATCCGGGCGGCGCATACGCACCGGGACCGGCTGCTCGGCGCTATTGCGCACGGTCCGGGATGCCACTATTATCTTGACCCGGAATGGTTGGCCAAGGTCAATGACCATGAGTATCCGTTTGA GATAACCGCCGCATGGGCAACCAAGCACGGGTACAAGACCGTCGAGGAGTTCGTGGCCGGCGCGCAGAAGAAGTTCTCGCTTGTGGAGACGGGCATCGTCGATCAGCCGAGCTGCcgtctgctgctgttgaatgGGGTCGACGATGGCGTCGTGCCGATTGAAGACTGCCTGGTGCTGTTTGAGCATGGCTCGCCGAAGGAGGGACG ATTCTACAAGGGGCTCCCGCATATGGGATATCCCAACAGTCTTCCTGTTTCCTACGAGTGGTTGGAGCAGGTTCTCGCTTCGCCTTCGAAGACGAAGAACTGA
- a CDS encoding carbon-nitrogen hydrolase family protein: MAPVLKKYKAAAVNAEPGWFDLEESVRRTIHWIDEAGKAGCKFIAFPELWIPGYPYWAWKVNYQESLPLLKKYRENSLPSDSEEMRRIRNAARTNKIYVSLGYSEVDLASLYTTQVLISPSGDIPNHRRKIRATHVERLVFGDGTGDTTESVTQTEIGRVGHLNCWENMNPFMKAYAAALGEQVHVAAWPLYPGKETLKYPDPFTNVAEANADLVTPAYAIETGTFTLAPWQTITAEGLKLNTPPGKELEDPHIYNGHGRIFGPDGQNLVAHPDKDFQGLLLVDIDLDECHLPKALADFGGHYMRPDLIRLLVDTNRKDLVVHEDRVNGGVAYTRTVDRVGLSAPLDAMNQGPEDEK, from the exons ATGGCACCCGTCTTGAAGAAGTACAAGGCCGCAGCAGTGAACGCTGAGCCTGGCTGGTTCGACCTCGAGGAGTCCGTCCGCCGTACCATCCACTGGATTGACGAAGCCGGCAAAGCGGGTTGCAAATTCATCGCCTTCCCTGAACTAT GGATCCCTGGCTACCCATATTGGGCCTGGAAGGTCAATTACCAGGAAAGCCTGCCCCTGCTCAAGAAGTACAGGGAGAACAGCCTCCCCTCGGATTCGGAGGAGATGCGCCGCATCCGCAACGCCGCTCGCACCAACAAGATCTACGTCTCGCTGGGCTACTCCGAGGTCGACCTTGCAAGTCTCTACACGACGCAGGTGCTGATCTCTCCCTCCGGCGATATCCCCAACCACCGCCGCAAGATCCGGGCCACACACGTCGAGCGCCTGGTCTTCGGCGACGGTACCGGCGACACGACCGAGTCGGTGACGCAGACGGAAATCGGCCGTGTGGGCCACCTGAACTGCTGGGAGAACATGAACCCGTTCATGAAGGCGTATGCGGCCGCGTTGGGCGAACAGGTGCATGTCGCCGCTTGGCCGCTCTACCCGGGCAAGGAGACGCTCAAGTACCCCGATCCATTTACCAATGTGGCCGAGGCGAATGCGGAC CTGGTCACGCCCGCGTATGCCATCGAAACAGGGACTTTCACTCTGGCCCCATGGCAGACCATCACCGCCGAGGGGCTCAAGCTCAACACGCCCCCGGGtaaggagctggaggaccCTCATATCTACAACGGCCATGGTCGGATCTTTGGTCCAGACGGACAGAATCTCGTCGCGCATCCAGACAAAGATTTTCAAGGCCTTCTTTTGGTTGAC ATTGACCTGGACGAATGCCATCTCCCCAAGGCACTGGCTGATTTT GGAGGCCACTACATGCGTCCGGACCTGATTCGTCTGCTGGTCGACACCAATCGGAAGGACCTGGTCGTTCATGAAGACCGTGTGAACGGGGGTGTTGCGTACACTCGTACGGTGGACCGGGTTGGACTGTCGGCGCCGTTGGACGCGATGAACCAGGGACCTGAGGATGAGAAGTGA
- the arp1 gene encoding scytalone dehydratase arp1 — translation MVEKKPNLTLEFHDYLALKKVLFDWADSYDAKDWDRLRSIIAPTLTVDYRQIGLRKWDDMPAEDYMAMISDMDFLGDPTVKTQHLLGESWWEKISDTEVIGHHQLRAAHQVYTDSTLQTVKLKGHGHATNEHYYRKVDGVWKFAGLKPTVRWNEYQFEDVFRAAKPSV, via the exons ATGGTCGAAAAGAAGCCCAATCTGACACTCGAGTTCCACG ACTATCTTGCCCTAAAAAAAGTCCTCTTTGACTGGGCAGACAGCTATGACGCCAAG GACTGGGATCGACTTCGAAGCATCATCGCCCCGACCCTTACCGTGGACTACAGGCAGATCGGACTGCGAAAGTGGGATGACATGCCTGCGGAAGACTACATGGCCATGATTTCTGACATGGACTTCTTGGGTGACCCCACCGTCAAGACCCAGCATCTGCTGGGCGAGTCCTGGTGGGAAAAGATCTCCGATACCGAGGTCATTGGCCACCATCAGCTGCGCGCCGCCCATCAGGTCTACACGGACAGCACCTTGCAAACTGTCAAGCTCAAGGGGCACGGGCATGCCACCAATGAGCACTACTACCGCAAGGTCGACGGCGTGTGGAAGTTTGCCGGCCTGAAACCTACCGTGCGGTGGAATGAGTATCAATTCGAGGATGTCTTCCGGGCCGCGAAGCCATCAGTCTGA
- the abr1 gene encoding multicopper oxidase abr1, producing MFHSRALLLSWLVGFTAAKDIHLDWNITWVWAAPDGFGRPMIGINNEWPCPIVNADLGDRLIVDVHNGLGNQSTGIHWHGFHQYMTGTMDGSNQVTQCALPPGSSMRYEFDVNQTGTYWYHSHEMGQYPDGLRGPFIVRDPSPPFAYDDEFTLTLTDHYHEQMSVLLQQYEADSVGAQAGVNEPLPAAALINEGFDTTTLRVEPNKTYLIHLVCVGNWPGHVIVFDDHEISVVEVDGTWVDAYPARDKKIRLATGQRMSILLKTKDNTDRNYAIWDSMDVNMMFFYQNRAIPEGFNPNTTAWLVYDEAKELPPAPDVHELDPNNDFVDDLVFVPASHEPLLEKVDRQIIFDTGVTQRDGRSVYTINGQTYVDPEEPTLYTALAASPENASNASLYGQVNPFVVQYGEVVEIIINNHHGNLHPWHMHGHQFQVLQRTIPEGGYFDGYFANISSTPVKRDTIMVQNHGHAVLRFRANNPGVWLIHCHIEWHVTKGLTGTLIEAPAQMHKISVPLDHQRICPSYGTPPGGTPSSPPHDAPRPDGASGSPQYPPKPWGEPDASAPEQDDSQPGGTPDSPEDFPQPWGEPEESPQEPPQPWSPSNNAQPPANTYAPEYPSGYVPVAPGPVIIDSELHYGGKSSHVECSGVNAGHTQDTTTGGDGCANAS from the exons ATGTTCCATTCCAGggctctccttctctcctggCTTGTGGGCTTCACCGCGGCCAAGGATATTCATCTCGATTGGAACATCACCTGGGTCTGGGCAGCGCCCGATGGCTTTGGCCGTCCCATGATCGGGATCAACAACGAGTGGCCCTGTCCCATTGTCAATGCCGACCTGGGCGATCGGCTCATTGTCGATGTACACAATGGCCTGGGAAATCAGTCGACGGGAATTCACTGGCATGGCTTCCATCAATACATGACTGGAACTATGGATGGCTCGAACCAGGTAACGCAGTGTGCGTTGCCTCCGGGAAGCAGCATGCGCTATGAATTCGAT GTCAATCAAACCGGGACTTATTGGTATCACTCGCACGAAATGGGCCAGTATCCCGACGGCCTGCGGGGTCCGTTCATCGTGCGGGATCCCTCGCCGCCATTTGCCTACGACGACGAGTTTACGCTGACTCTGACCGACCATTACCACGAGCAAATGTCggttcttctgcagcagtaCGAGGCCGACAGCGTCGGCGCCCAGGCAGGCGTCAATGAACCCTTGCCAGCGGCAGCTCTGATCAACGAGGGCTTTGACACCACCACTCTCCGCGTGGAGCCCAACAAGACATACCTCATCCACCTGGTTTGCGTGGGCAACTGGCCAGGCCACGTTATTGTCTTCGATGACCACGAGATCAGTGTCGTTGAGGTGGACGGCACCTGGGTGGACGCGTACCCTGCGcgagacaagaagatccGGCTGGCCACCGGCCAACGCATGAGCATCCTGCTCAAAACCAAGGACAACACCGACAGGAACTATGCCATCTGGGACTCGATGGACGTCAACATGATGTTCTTCTATCAGAATCGCGCGATCCCCGAGGGGTTCAACCCCAACACGACGGCATGGCTGGTCTATGACGAAGCAAAGGAACTTCCTCCCGCACCAGACGTCCACGAACTCGACCCGAATAACGACTTTGTCGACGATCTCGTCTTCGTGCCAGCGAGCCACGAGCCCCTCCTCGAGAAAGTCGACCGTCAGATCATCTTCGACACCGGTGTGACTCAACGCGACGGCCGCAGCGTGTACACCATCAATGGGCAGACATACGTCGATCCGGAGGAACCAACATTGTACACAGCGTTGGCGGCGAGCCCAGAAAACGCTTCTAATGCGTCGTTATACGGTCAGGTAAATCCCTTCGTCGTCCAATACGGCGAGGTCGtggagatcatcatcaacaaccacCACGGCAACCTGCACCCCTGGCATATGCACGGCCATCAGTTCCAGGTTCTGCAGCGCACGATCCCCGAGGGCGGCTACTTCGATGGCTACTTTGCAAATATCTCTTCGACCCCGGTGAAACGGGATACCATCATGGTGCAGAACCATGGGCACGCGGTGCTTCGCTTCCGCGCCAATAACCCAG GAGTTTGGCTCATCCACTGCCATATCGAATGGCACGTCACCAAGGGGCTGACCGGCACTCTCATCGAAGCCCCGGCGCAGATGCATAAAATTTCCGTACCGTTGGATCATCAGCGAATCTGTCCCAGCTACGGCACACCACCGGGTGGTACGCCCTCGTCTCCTCCCCACGATGCTCCCCGTCCTGATGGGGCATCAGGCTCACCTCAGTATCCCCCTAAGCCGTGGGGTGAGCCAGATGCATCTGCTCCTGAGCAGGATGATTCACAACCTGGCGGTACACCAGATTCACCTGAGGATTTTCCCCAGCCGTGGGGTGAGCCAGAGGAATCTCCTCAGGAGCCTCCTCAACCCTGGAGTCCATCGAACAACGCCCAGCCACCGGCCAACACCTACGCACCGGAGTATCCCTCTGGCTACGTTCCTGTTGCGCCTGGCCCCGTGATTATCGACTCGGAGTTGCATTACGGTGGCAAGAGTAGCCATGTTGAATGTTCTGGCGTCAATGCTGGCCATACACAAGACACGACTACAGGGGGTGACGGCTGCGCAAATGCCTCGTAG